A genomic segment from Methanobrevibacter oralis encodes:
- a CDS encoding TetR/AcrR family transcriptional regulator, giving the protein MNSKEKIANTLIELMKYEEYEKITIKDISDSSKINRSTYYRNFKSKEDIIKYKLELIMDEFIATYKAKNIQKKEEYIITILETFYKYKDFFIIIHKEKQIYLLQKVLVECFKYNIDNCSKEELYHVYYHIGGIYNFTVCWIENEMEDDPKTLTKIATDIVKYFNPLLWSYI; this is encoded by the coding sequence ATGAATAGTAAAGAAAAAATAGCCAATACATTAATCGAACTAATGAAATATGAAGAATATGAAAAAATTACTATAAAAGACATATCTGATTCATCTAAAATTAACAGATCAACTTATTATAGGAACTTTAAATCAAAAGAAGATATTATTAAATACAAATTAGAACTAATAATGGATGAATTCATAGCTACGTATAAAGCTAAAAATATTCAAAAAAAAGAAGAATATATCATCACAATTCTTGAGACATTTTACAAATATAAAGATTTTTTTATAATTATACATAAAGAAAAACAAATTTATTTACTACAAAAAGTTTTAGTTGAATGTTTCAAATATAACATCGATAATTGTTCTAAAGAAGAATTATATCATGTTTATTATCATATTGGCGGAATATACAACTTTACTGTTTGTTGGATTGAAAATGAAATGGAAGATGATCCTAAAACATTAACTAAAATAGCAACAGATATTGTAAAATATTTCAATCCATTATTATGGAGCTATATTTAA